Proteins from a genomic interval of Kaistia defluvii:
- the smpB gene encoding SsrA-binding protein SmpB, which yields MSSGTGDPRYRLAADNRRARFDYEIGDVFEAGIMLTGTEIKSLRGGRSTIGDSYAAEKGGEVWLYNAYIPEYLQANQFNHETRRPRKLLLHKKEIAKLSQAVQRQGMTIVALKIYFNEKGRAKVEIALARGKKEHDKRQTEKARDWNREKGRLMRDKG from the coding sequence ATGAGTAGCGGCACGGGCGATCCGCGCTATCGGCTTGCCGCCGACAATCGACGCGCACGGTTCGACTACGAGATCGGCGACGTCTTCGAGGCCGGCATCATGCTGACCGGCACGGAGATCAAGTCGCTGCGCGGCGGCCGCAGCACGATCGGCGATTCCTACGCGGCCGAAAAGGGCGGCGAGGTCTGGCTGTATAACGCCTATATCCCGGAATATCTGCAGGCCAACCAGTTCAATCACGAGACCCGCCGGCCGCGAAAGCTGCTGCTGCACAAGAAGGAGATCGCCAAGCTCTCGCAGGCTGTGCAGCGCCAGGGCATGACGATCGTCGCGTTGAAGATATACTTTAACGAGAAGGGCCGGGCCAAGGTCGAGATCGCGCTGGCGCGCGGCAAGAAAGAACACGACAAGCGCCAGACCGAGAAGGCGCGCGACTGGAACCGCGAAAAGGGTCGCCTGATGCGCGACAAGGGCTGA